The following coding sequences lie in one Lolium perenne isolate Kyuss_39 chromosome 2, Kyuss_2.0, whole genome shotgun sequence genomic window:
- the LOC127330079 gene encoding copper transporter 4-like, whose amino-acid sequence MAMPPMGPMPPMPPMAPMPPMPPMAPMPPMPMPPPAVWNMPPMAPTPGMPAMYMPMPEMHSAFYWGHRAQVLFHDWPGDRGDVGMYILCLVVVFALAALVEALSAAAKGVSSRRPAAVLAITGIHAIKMGLAYVVMLAVMSFNVGILLAAVAGHTIGYLLARIGLFRRATPKDDAPRNGALAASEAEPRP is encoded by the coding sequence ATGGCCATGCCGCCGATGGGACCGATGCCGCCCATGCCACCGATGGCCCCCATGCCGCCCATGCCGCCGATGGCCCCCATGCCGCCCATGCCGATGCCGCCACCGGCGGTCTGGAACATGCCTCCGATGGCGCCGACACCCGGCATGCCTGCGATGTACATGCCGATGCCAGAGATGCACTCGGCCTTCTACTGGGGGCACCGCGCGCAGGTGCTCTTCCACGACTGGCCCGGAGACCGCGGCGACGTCGGCATGTACATCCTCTGTCTCGTCGTCGTCTTCGCGCTCGCGGCGCTCGTCGAGGCTCTATCCGCGGCTGCCAAGGGGGTCTCCAGCCGCCGACCGGCCGCGGTGCTGGCGATCACGGGGATCCACGCCATCAAGATGGGGCTCGCGTACGTGGTGATGCTGGCCGTGATGTCGTTCAACGTCGGCAtcctcctcgccgccgtcgcTGGACACACGATTGGGTACCTCCTCGCGCGGATCGGACTGTTTCGCCGCGCCACCCCTAAGGATGACGCGCCACGGAACGGTGCGCTCGCTGCCTCTGAGGCTGAGCCCAGACCTTAA
- the LOC127328659 gene encoding uncharacterized protein, with the protein MGITTDMLQESDTGFHGIIPTLPAYPLRKISLDVVFGKPGNFIKERLEFVVVNWESQYHAILWRPAYAKFIAVPHYPYLKLEMRGNNGTTITVHGSFSRSDSCDKDFQKIASKFGVREELNALDVLTDHKQPPTDNRNTKTDEFDAAKEAKKHQVHPSDPKKTVNTSADLAVA; encoded by the coding sequence ATGGGCATCACAACCGACATGCTGCAAGAATCCGACACAGGTTTCCACGGTATCATCCCAACCCTGCCAGCTTACCCTCTTCGCAAGATCTCCTTGGACGTTGTTTTTGGTAAACCCGGCAATTTCATAAAGGAACGACTCGAGTTCGTGGTAGTaaattgggaatcacagtaccatgctattCTCTGGAGGCCAGCATATGCCAAGTTCATCGCGGTCCCCCATTATCCGTATCTGAAACTGGAGATGCGAGGCAACAATGGGACCACAATCACTGTCCACGGAAGTTTCTCTCGATCCGATAGTTGCGACAAAGactttcagaagatcgcctccaaaTTCGGGGTCAGGGAGGAACTCAATGCATTAGACGTACTCACAGATCACAAGCAGCCACCTACCGATAATCGGAACACAAAAACCGACGAGTTTGACGCTGCCAAGGAAGCAAAGAAGCATCAAGTGCATCCATCTGATCCGAAGAAAACAGTCAACACGTCGGCTGACCTTGCTGTCGCATAG